A single region of the Branchiostoma lanceolatum isolate klBraLanc5 chromosome 1, klBraLanc5.hap2, whole genome shotgun sequence genome encodes:
- the LOC136434528 gene encoding coiled-coil domain-containing protein 181-like isoform X1 has translation MSETVTVTETQSVPATKADDVDDFEKELDWLIEEDEKKDDNKETSEEEVSEDKIDKELEENEKEDQKEPEKPEEKPEEEHAETSSGDKDEGDDYAITDEQRAAALALQQMRDSLEFGEDDTLMDGDPPEYNVKERLKELNEELAKEPLVEEESRERKVMFKENLVELEVPPPDYSDDEPDGTAKTDSTENVTEEVKDKLTLSESEPSSADNNEEANTADEGGKGVENGDGERVLVERDGKFELVPVSELQGEEEMMQQSAAPVAASTEDNETTEDNDNTDETDNDSSSMKRSQGTGVETNELLPRPPDKPRPSTAAGVSRRPAKVSTPQRAQSASYAREEYARKSSPYGLSDTQKKLMKERQKAIAERKRLEEERMKEEEQRRREDAEGAFQAWLAQKRDQHRREREDLRRKKQLEQADQHGVGRDGKLSVPPGGLEETDEDDEDPQEAYQEWLKTKREQRKKEREIEEQRKREQEQGFYLRAREDCDKAYKQWLRRKNKEIQQEQMATKKKKKRLKSSERKSRKSQELSQAIRQAQAFRYVDYYGYRF, from the exons ATGAGTGAGACGGTGACGGTCACAGAGACCCAGTCGGTGCCAGCCACGAAAGCCGACGACGTTGACGACTTCGAGAAAGAGCTGGACTGGCTGATAGAGGAGGACGAGAAGAAG gATGACAACAAAGAGACATCAGAGGAAGAGGTGTCCGAAGACAAGATCGACAaagaacttgaagaaaatgAGAAAGAAGACCAGAAAGAGCCTGAGAAGCCAGAGGAGAAACCCGAGGAAGAGCATGCGGAAACTTCCTCGGGTGACAAGGACGAGGGCGATGACTACGCCATCACAGACGAGCAGCGGGCGGCAGCGCTGGCGCTCCAGCAGATGCGAGACTCTCTTGAGTTTGGCGAAGACGACACTCTGATGGACGGAGATCCTCCCGAGTACAATGTTAAGGAGCGACTGAAGGAACTGAACGAGGAGCTGGCCAAAGAGCCTCTTGTAGAAGAAGAAAGCAGAGAAAGGAAAGTGatgtttaaagaaaatttaGTCGAGTTAGAGGTCCCGCCACCAGACTACAGCGATGATGAACCCGACGGAACCGCAAAAACAGACTCAACAGAGAATGTCACGGAGGAGGTTAAGGACAAATTGACTCTGAGCGAATCAGAACCAAGCAGCGCGGACAACAATGAGGAAGCAAACACGGCAGACGAGGGTGGGAAGGGGGTGGAGAATGGGGATGGGGAAAGGGTGTTGGTGGAGCGGGATGGGAAATTCGAACTCGTTCCCGTTTCCGAACTACAGGGGGAGGAAGAGATGATGCAGCAGTCAGCTGCGCCTGTTGCTGCCTCCACCGAGGATAATGAAACAACAGAAGACAATGACAACACAGACGAGACGGACAATGACAGCTCTTCCATGAAAAGGTCGCAGGGGACAGGCGTGGAGACGAACGAGCTGTTGCCACGTCCACCGGACAAGCCACGCCCATCAACAGCGGCCGGCGTATCCAGGCGACCAGCGAAGGTATCTACCCCACAAAGGGCACAGTCTGCGTCATACGCACGGGAGGAGTACGCGAGGAAAAGTTCCCCGTACGGGCTGTCGGACACGCAGAAGAAACTGATGAAGGAACGACAGAAGGCGATCGCAGAGAGGAAGAGATTGGAGGAGGAGCGGATGAAAGAGGAGGAACAGAGACGGAGGGAGGATGCGGAGGGAGCTTTCCAG GCATGGTTGGCTCAGAAGAGAGACCAGCACCGTCGAGAGAGGGAGGACCTCCGCAGGAAGAAACAGCTGGAACAGGCTGACCAG CATGGTGTCGGCAGGGATGGAAAGCTGTCTGTCCCACCTGGTGGTTTGGAGGAAACAGATGAG GATGATGAGGATCCTCAGGAGGCGTACCAGGAGTGGCTGAAGACAAAGAGAGAACAGAGAAAGAAGGAACGAGAGATAGAAGAACAGAGGAAAAGAGAGCAGGAGCAGGGATTTTACCTGAGAGCAAGAGAGGACTGCGATAAGGCTTATAAACA GTGGTTAAGAAGGAAGAATAAGGAGATCCAGCAAGAGCAGATGGccaccaagaagaagaagaagcgtcTGAAGTCTTCCGAACGCAAGTCCAGAAAATCTCAGGAGCTATCGCAGGCGATCAGACAGGCACAGGCCTTCAGATACGTGGATTACTATGGATATCGTTTCTAA
- the LOC136434528 gene encoding coiled-coil domain-containing protein 181-like isoform X2, producing the protein MSETVTVTETQSVPATKADDVDDFEKELDWLIEEDEKKDDNKETSEEEVSEDKIDKELEENEKEDQKEPEKPEEKPEEEHAETSSGDKDEGDDYAITDEQRAAALALQQMRDSLEFGEDDTLMDGDPPEYNVKERLKELNEELAKEPLVEEESRERKVMFKENLVELEVPPPDYSDDEPDGTAKTDSTENVTEEVKDKLTLSESEPSSADNNEEANTADEGGKGVENGDGERVLVERDGKFELVPVSELQGEEEMMQQSAAPVAASTEDNETTEDNDNTDETDNDSSSMKRSQGTGVETNELLPRPPDKPRPSTAAGVSRRPAKVSTPQRAQSASYAREEYARKSSPYGLSDTQKKLMKERQKAIAERKRLEEERMKEEEQRRREDAEGAFQAWLAQKRDQHRREREDLRRKKQLEQADQDDEDPQEAYQEWLKTKREQRKKEREIEEQRKREQEQGFYLRAREDCDKAYKQWLRRKNKEIQQEQMATKKKKKRLKSSERKSRKSQELSQAIRQAQAFRYVDYYGYRF; encoded by the exons ATGAGTGAGACGGTGACGGTCACAGAGACCCAGTCGGTGCCAGCCACGAAAGCCGACGACGTTGACGACTTCGAGAAAGAGCTGGACTGGCTGATAGAGGAGGACGAGAAGAAG gATGACAACAAAGAGACATCAGAGGAAGAGGTGTCCGAAGACAAGATCGACAaagaacttgaagaaaatgAGAAAGAAGACCAGAAAGAGCCTGAGAAGCCAGAGGAGAAACCCGAGGAAGAGCATGCGGAAACTTCCTCGGGTGACAAGGACGAGGGCGATGACTACGCCATCACAGACGAGCAGCGGGCGGCAGCGCTGGCGCTCCAGCAGATGCGAGACTCTCTTGAGTTTGGCGAAGACGACACTCTGATGGACGGAGATCCTCCCGAGTACAATGTTAAGGAGCGACTGAAGGAACTGAACGAGGAGCTGGCCAAAGAGCCTCTTGTAGAAGAAGAAAGCAGAGAAAGGAAAGTGatgtttaaagaaaatttaGTCGAGTTAGAGGTCCCGCCACCAGACTACAGCGATGATGAACCCGACGGAACCGCAAAAACAGACTCAACAGAGAATGTCACGGAGGAGGTTAAGGACAAATTGACTCTGAGCGAATCAGAACCAAGCAGCGCGGACAACAATGAGGAAGCAAACACGGCAGACGAGGGTGGGAAGGGGGTGGAGAATGGGGATGGGGAAAGGGTGTTGGTGGAGCGGGATGGGAAATTCGAACTCGTTCCCGTTTCCGAACTACAGGGGGAGGAAGAGATGATGCAGCAGTCAGCTGCGCCTGTTGCTGCCTCCACCGAGGATAATGAAACAACAGAAGACAATGACAACACAGACGAGACGGACAATGACAGCTCTTCCATGAAAAGGTCGCAGGGGACAGGCGTGGAGACGAACGAGCTGTTGCCACGTCCACCGGACAAGCCACGCCCATCAACAGCGGCCGGCGTATCCAGGCGACCAGCGAAGGTATCTACCCCACAAAGGGCACAGTCTGCGTCATACGCACGGGAGGAGTACGCGAGGAAAAGTTCCCCGTACGGGCTGTCGGACACGCAGAAGAAACTGATGAAGGAACGACAGAAGGCGATCGCAGAGAGGAAGAGATTGGAGGAGGAGCGGATGAAAGAGGAGGAACAGAGACGGAGGGAGGATGCGGAGGGAGCTTTCCAG GCATGGTTGGCTCAGAAGAGAGACCAGCACCGTCGAGAGAGGGAGGACCTCCGCAGGAAGAAACAGCTGGAACAGGCTGACCAG GATGATGAGGATCCTCAGGAGGCGTACCAGGAGTGGCTGAAGACAAAGAGAGAACAGAGAAAGAAGGAACGAGAGATAGAAGAACAGAGGAAAAGAGAGCAGGAGCAGGGATTTTACCTGAGAGCAAGAGAGGACTGCGATAAGGCTTATAAACA GTGGTTAAGAAGGAAGAATAAGGAGATCCAGCAAGAGCAGATGGccaccaagaagaagaagaagcgtcTGAAGTCTTCCGAACGCAAGTCCAGAAAATCTCAGGAGCTATCGCAGGCGATCAGACAGGCACAGGCCTTCAGATACGTGGATTACTATGGATATCGTTTCTAA